The Lycium ferocissimum isolate CSIRO_LF1 chromosome 10, AGI_CSIRO_Lferr_CH_V1, whole genome shotgun sequence genome window below encodes:
- the LOC132035001 gene encoding uncharacterized protein LOC132035001, which translates to MMLDLDNQAQSILTCFDKEKEETKSKYRVRLNASIDVARFLLKEGMPFRGHDESETSARRGNFLDLLKWYAAKNEDVKQVVLENAQQNDIMICPSIQKDIVSSCAKEIVRAIVEDLNGDYFGILVDESKDVSHKEQMALVLRYVNKEGKLIERFLSVVHVKDTSARSLKDAIYSLLLEHNLSSSQIRGQGYDGASNMQGEINGLKTLIMKDSPSAYCTHCFAHQLQLTLVAVVKKHHERREMLRDDQAEKLKELRVLGDVHTESGLNQELGLQRAGNTHWSSHFKTKCEGSNYQERSLAKSLVDDIRSYEFVYTLHLMLKVLAITHDLNMALQRKDQDIVSAMNHVGFTKRQLQSMRESKWDSLVKDVSSFCVKHDIVIPEMDKNYALGKSKHKISSVKYSHHLRVEVFNIVIDLQLAELNNRFDEVNTDLLLGMASLSPDNSFANYDKEMIMKLATHYRDEFSVSMLEDLSFELDNYIDYVRELSLILPVPAATVERAFSSMKYIKNDLRSRIGDEFLNDCLVCYIENEIFESVPNEAIIDRFQKMAVRRVQLTKAFSSQHTTLVTSLISFSGML; encoded by the exons ATGATGTTAGATTTAGATAATCAAGCACAATCTATTCTAACTTGTTTTGACAAGGAAAAGGAGGAAACTAAAAGCAAATATCGAGTTCGCTTGAATGCTTCGATTGATGTTGCaaggtttcttttaaaagaagGAATGCCTTTTCGAGGCCATGATGAAAGTGAAACTTCCGCAAGAAGAGGAAACTTTTTAGATCTCTTAAAGTGGTATGCCGCTAAGAATGAAGATGTGAAACAAGTTGTGTTAGAAAATGCTCAACAAAATGACATCATGATTTGTCCAAGTATCCAAAAAGACATTGTGAGTTCTTGTGCAAAAGAAATAGTGAGAGCAATTGTTGAAGACTTAAATGGGGATTACTTTGGGATATTAGTTGATGAGTCTAAGGATGTCTCTCATAAAGAACAAATGGCTCTTGTTTTGCGGTATGTCAACAAAGAGGGTAAACTAATTGAGCGATTCCTTAGTGTTGTTCATGTTAAAGATACATCTGCACGATCGTTGAAAGACGCAATATATTCTTTACTTCTAGAACATAATTTGAGTTCATCTCAAATTCGGGGACAGGGTTATGATGGAGCTAGTAACATGCAGGGAGAAATCAATGGTCTTAAAACTTTGATTATGAAAGATTCTCCTTCGGCATATTGCACACATTGCTTTGCTCATCAATTACAATTAACTCTTGTAGCCGTTGTAAAGAAGCATCATGAG CGTAGGGAGATGCTTAGAGATGATCAAGCAGAAAAATTAAAGGAACTACGAGTGCTCGGTGATGTTCATACAGAAAGTGGATTGAATCAAGAACTTGGACTTCAAAGGGCAGGGAATACACATTGGAGTTCTCATTTTAAGACAAAGTGC GAGGGTTCAAATTATCAAGAGAGATCACTAGCAAAAAGTTTAGTAGATGACATAAGATCTTATGAGTTTGTGTATACATTGCATTTGATGTTGAAAGTGTTGGCAATTACACATGATTTGAATATGGCCTTGCAAAGAAAAGATCAAGATATCGTAAGTGCGATGAACCATGTTGGTTTCACAAAGAGACAATTGCAATCTATGAGAGAGTCTAAATGGGATTCTTTGGTAAAAGATGTCTCTTCATTTTGTGTCAAGCATGATATTGTGATCCCCGAAATGGATAAGAATTATGCTCTTGGAAAATCAAAGCATAAGATCTCAAGTGTCAAATATTCTCATCATTTGCGTGTAGAAGTTTTTAATATTGTCATTGATTTGCAACTTGCAGAGCTTAACAATCGTTTTGATGAAGTGAATACTGATCTACTTCTTGGTATGGCTAGTTTGAGTCCAGATAATTCTTTTGCAAATTATGATAAAGAGATGATTATGAAACTTGCTACACATTATCGGGATGAGTTTAGTGTTTCCATGCTTGAGGATCTTAGTTTTGAGCTTGACAACTATATTGATTATGTGCGAGAA TTAAGCTTAATATTACCTGTCCCTGCTGCAACGGTGGAAAGAGCTTTTTCTTCGATGAAGTATATTAAAAATGACTTGCGTAGCAGAATTGGTGATGAATTTTTGAATGATTGCTTAGTTTGTTACATCGAGAATGAGATATTTGAAAGTGTACCTAATGAAGCAATCATTGATCGTTTTCAGAAGATGGCTGTTCGTCGAGTACAATT GACAAAGGCATTCTCCTCACAACATACGACATTGGTTACTTCTCTCATTTCTTTTTCCGGAATGCTGTGA